A region from the Benincasa hispida cultivar B227 chromosome 10, ASM972705v1, whole genome shotgun sequence genome encodes:
- the LOC120089091 gene encoding uncharacterized protein LOC120089091, which translates to MRGVLRFGRKWKLSSRFIGPFEVLERIGLVAYRLALPPSLSSVHNVFHVSMLSKYVIDLSHVVDYEPLRLNDNLSYKEKPIEILAREVKTLRRREIAFVKVMWQNHQFKEATWEREG; encoded by the coding sequence ATGAGAGGTGTTCTGAGGTTTGGAAGGAAATGGAAGCTAAGTTCGCGATTCATTGGACCTTTTGAGGTCTTGGAGCGAATTGGTCTTGTAGCTTATCGGTTGGCGTTGCCACCGTCActctcttcagttcataatgttttccatgtttcgatgctgaGTAAGTATGTAATAGATCTGTCACATGTGGTGGACTATGAACCATTACggttgaatgacaacttgagctacaAGGAGAAACCCATAGAGATTCTCGCTAGAGAGGTAAAGACATTGCGTCGCAGGGAGATTGCATTTGTGAAAGTCAtgtggcagaatcaccagttcaaggAGGCTACCTGGGAGCGAGAAGGATGA